From Trichoplusia ni isolate ovarian cell line Hi5 chromosome 22, tn1, whole genome shotgun sequence, a single genomic window includes:
- the LOC113504633 gene encoding uncharacterized protein LOC113504633 isoform X1, with the protein MQWKSKGWKGRWLWAVLVLALCPLLLAQKIGDPYKILGIHRKATLPEIRKAYRQLAKEWHPDKNEDPNAETRFVEIKQAYELLSDTERRQAYDLYGITNEDDHLYKPRHDYSQYARFSNDPFEEFFGTHFRTQDQDITLFHKLSVTARHFENNIFEKSIHTPALVLFYTDWCFDCVRSAASWRRLVEALQPLGVTMATVHAGHEASLARRVGVHGVPCLTFVLDKHVYIYKEGLASLPKILEFMRWKFPYKLVSTISDGNVDGFVSDFEDNKVKALIFEERQTIRLRYLITAFHYRDRVAFGFIDMRSRDTGNVTARYKVQRHTDSMVLLKEDRAEPAATVSTTEIPTQTLRQLIEANQMLTLPRLSSQSVLESVCPVEWRAARRRLCCVLVVGGAGGAGGARGGAGGAARDALRALARAAPPDRLHYAYLYAHKQPAFLTALANGSGSDVSEMEHRIVIIWRREATRVQYEWLNETWPSCAHEHCGAEQFPADPAAREDLLKYHERLNETKRALDQLIKRLLKPTEVMAYEAHVQELLDEAALGRVWRLVLSLCEWSERAAAGLRTQRALSALSVLATVALVLAAGYLMAYLMYVQHLYCRCASGRSARRRGCARSARSPRSPCSPPSRSCSPPDTSWPTSCMYNTCTVAVRVVGARGGGAAHAARALRALRARHRRARARRRIPHGLPHVCTTLVLSLCEWSERAAAGLRTQRALSALSVLATVALVLAAGYLMAYLMYVQHLYCRCASGRSARRRGCARSARSPRSPCSPPSRSCSPPDTSWPTSCMYNTCTVAVRVVGARGGGAAHAARALRALRARHRRARARRRIPHGLPHVCTTLVLSLCEWSERAAAGLRTQRALSALSVLATVALVLAAGYLMAYLMYVQHLYCRCASGRSARRRGCARSARSPRSPCSPPSRSCSPPDTSWPTSCMYNTCTVAVRVVGARGGGAAHAARALRALRARHRRARARRRIPHGLPHVCTTLVLSLCEWSERAAAGLRTQRALSALSVLATVALVLAAGYLMAYLMYVQHLYCRCASGRSARRRGCARSARSPRSPCSPPSRSCSPPDTSWPTSCMYNTCTVAVRVVGARGGGAAHAARALRALRARHRRARARRRIPHGLPHVCTTLVLSLCEWSERAAAGLRTQRALSALSVLATVALVLAAGYLMAYLMYVQHLYCRCASGRSARRRGCARSARSPRSPCSPPSRSCSPPDTSWPTSCMYNTCTVAVRVVGARGGGAAHAARALRALRARHRRARARRRIPHGLPHVCTTLVLSLCEWSERAAAGLRTQRALSALSVLATVALVLAAGYLMAYLIRVEEESVQRQKEERKKQNGAVKKNNNEPSSELRLHELRAEKYNGLVRLLKPGCRTIVLLVDMQSRVQLLSKFHKIVWPYRKNKTLVFAYLCVERNIVWFRRVLQLSLGGGELRLNARNCVGTVLALNPHRKYFCIYHAKHPECAKPHKRMSRMTRSLGESGARDPEAGAFIGFHTEPDSSDNDDALDPPVLMQENLLDGLENWLDRLFEGSTHRYYINYWPDMTTK; encoded by the exons ATGCAATGGAAAAGCAAGGGTTGGAAAGGGCGCTGGCTGTGGGCTGTGCTGGTGCTCGCTCTGTGCCCTCTGCTCCTTGCTCAGAAGATCGGTGACCCATACAAGATACTGGGTATACACCGCAAGGCTACTCTGCCAGAAATACGCAAAGCTTATCGGCAATTAGCTAAAGAGTG GCATCCGGATAAGAATGAAGATCCGAATGCAGAGACCCGTTTTGTGGAAATCAAACAAGCATATGAACTGCTCTCTGACACGGAACGAAGGCAGGCTTATGACTTGTATGGTATAACGAACGAAGACGACCATCTATATAAACCCAGACATGATTACAGCCAGTATGCAAGATTTAG TAACGACCCATTTGAAGAGTTCTTTGGGACGCATTTCCGTACGCAAGACCAGGACATCACACTGTTCCACAAACTTTCAGTGACGGCGCG acACTTCGAAAACAACATTTTCGAGAAGAGTATTCACACTCCAGCATTAGTCTTGTTCTACACTGACTGGTGCTTTGACTGTGTGCGTTCGGCCGCGTCATGGCGGCGCCTTGTGGAGGCCTTACAGCCGCTCGGCGTTACCATGGCAACGGTCCACGCCGGCCACGAGGCCAGCCTGGCGCGCAGGGTGGGCGTGCACGGGGTCCCGTGTCTCACCTTCGTGCTGGACAAACATGTCTATATTTATAAGGAGGGGTTGGCTTCGCTGCCGAAAATTTTGG AGTTCATGCGCTGGAAGTTCCCGTACAAGCTGGTGAGCACGATCAGCGACGGCAACGTGGACGGCTTCGTGTCCGACTTCGAGGACAACAAGGTCAAGGCGCTGATCTTCGAGGAGCGCCAGACCATCCGCCTCAGATACCTCATCACTGCATTCCACTATAGAGATAGAGTCGCCTTTGG TTTCATCGACATGCGGTCTCGCGACACGGGCAACGTGACGGCGCGCTACAAGGTGCAGCGCCACACGGACAGCATGGTGCTGCTGAAGGAGGACCGCGCCGAGCCCGCCGCCACCGTCAGCACCACCGAGATCCCCACGCAGACGCTGCGACAGCTCATCGAGGCCAACCAGATGCTCACGCTGCCGCGACTGTCCTCGCAG AGCGTGCTGGAGAGCGTGTGCCCGGTGGAgtggcgcgcggcgcggcggcggctgtGCTGCGTGCTGGTGgtggggggcgcggggggcgcggggggcgcgcgcgggggcgcggggggcgcggcgcgcgaCGCGCTGCGGGCGctggcccgcgccgcgccgcccgaccGCCTGCACTACGCCTATCTGTACGCGCACAAGCAGCCCGCCTTCCTCACCGCGCTCGCCAACGGCTCCG GCAGCGACGTGTCTGAGATGGAGCACCGCATCGTGATAATCTGGCGTCGCGAGGCCACGCGCGTGCAGTACGAGTGGCTCAACGAGACCTGGCCCAGCTGCGCGCACGAGCACTGCGGCGCCGAGCAGTTCCCCGCCGACCCCGCAGCGCGGGAGGACCTGCTCAAGTACCACGAGAGGCTCAACGAGACCAAGCGCGCGCTCGACCAGCTCATCAAGCGACTGCTCAAGCCCACAGAGGTCATGGCATATGAAGCTCATGTACAG GagctgctggacgaggcggcgCTGGGGCGCGTGTGGCGGCTGGTGCTGTCGCTGTGCGAGTG GtcggagcgcgcggcggcggggctgCGCACGCAGCGCGCGCTCTCCGCGCTCTCCGTGCTCGCCACCGTCGCGCTCGTGCTCGCCGCCGGATACCTCATGGCCTACCTCATGTATGTACAACACTTGTACTGTCGCTGTGCGAGTGGtcggagcgcgcggcggcggggctgCGCACGCAGCGCGCGCTCTCCGCGCTCTCCGTGCTCGCCACCGTCGCGCTCGTGCTCGCCGCCGGATACCTCATGGCCTACCTCATGTATGTACAACACTTGTACTGTCGCTGTGCGAGTGGtcggagcgcgcggcggcggggctgCGCACGCAGCGCGCGCTCTCCGCGCTCTCCGTGCTCGCCACCGTCGCGCTCGTGCTCGCCGCCGGATACCTCATGGCCTACCTCATGTATGTACAACACTTGTACTGTCGCTGTGCGAGTGGtcggagcgcgcggcggcggggctgCGCACGCAGCGCGCGCTCTCCGCGCTCTCCGTGCTCGCCACCGTCGCGCTCGTGCTCGCCGCCGGATACCTCATGGCCTACCTCATGTATGTACAACACTTGTACTGTCGCTGTGCGAGTGGtcggagcgcgcggcggcggggctgCGCACGCAGCGCGCGCTCTCCGCGCTCTCCGTGCTCGCCACCGTCGCGCTCGTGCTCGCCGCCGGATACCTCATGGCCTACCTCATGTATGTACAACACTTGTACTGTCGCTGTGCGAGTGGtcggagcgcgcggcggcggggctgCGCACGCAGCGCGCGCTCTCCGCGCTCTCCGTGCTCGCCACCGTCGCGCTCGTGCTCGCCGCCGGATACCTCATGGCCTACCTCATGTATGTACAACACTTGTACTGTCGCTGTGCGAGTGGtcggagcgcgcggcggcggggctgCGCACGCAGCGCGCGCTCTCCGCGCTCTCCGTGCTCGCCACCGTCGCGCTCGTGCTCGCCGCCGGATACCTCATGGCCTACCTCATGTATGTACAACACTTGTACTGTCGCTGTGCGAGTGGtcggagcgcgcggcggcggggctgCGCACGCAGCGCGCGCTCTCCGCGCTCTCCGTGCTCGCCACCGTCGCGCTCGTGCTCGCCGCCGGATACCTCATGGCCTACCTCATGTATGTACAACACTTGTACTGTCGCTGTGCGAGTGGtcggagcgcgcggcggcggggctgCGCACGCAGCGCGCGCTCTCCGCGCTCTCCGTGCTCGCCACCGTCGCGCTCGTGCTCGCCGCCGGATACCTCATGGCCTACCTCATGTATGTACAACACTTGTACTGTCGCTGTGCGAGTGGtcggagcgcgcggcggcggggctgCGCACGCAGCGCGCGCTCTCCGCGCTCTCCGTGCTCGCCACCGTCGCGCTCGTGCTCGCCGCCGGATACCTCATGGCCTACCTCATGTATGTACAACACTTGTACTGTCGCTGTGCGAGTGGtcggagcgcgcggcggcggggctgCGCACGCAGCGCGCGCTCTCCGCGCTCTCCGTGCTCGCCACCGTCGCGCTCGTGCTCGCCGCCGGATACCTCATGGCCTACCTCATGTATGTACAACACTTGTACTGTCGCTGTGCGAGTGGtcggagcgcgcggcggcggggctgCGCACGCAGCGCGCGCTCTCCGCGCTCTCCGTGCTCGCCACCGTCGCGCTCGTGCTCGCCGCCGGATACCTCATGGCCTACCTCATGTATGTACAACACTTGTACTGTCGCTGTGCGAGTGGtcggagcgcgcggcggcggggctgCGCACGCAGCGCGCGCTCTCCGCGCTCTCCGTGCTCGCCACCGTCGCGCTCGTGCTCGCCGCCGGATACCTCATGGCCTACCTCATGTATGTACAACACTTGTACTGTCGCTGTGCGAGTGGtcggagcgcgcggcggcggggctgCGCACGCAGCGCGCGCTCTCCGCGCTCTCCGTGCTCGCCACCGTCGCGCTCGTGCTCGCCGCCGGATACCTCATGGCCTACCTCATGTATGTACAACACTTGTACTGTCGCTGTGCGAGTGGtcggagcgcgcggcggcggggctgCGCACGCAGCGCGCGCTCTCCGCGCTCTCCGTGCTCGCCACCGTCGCGCTCGTGCTCGCCGCCGGATACCTCATGGCCTACCTCATGTATGTACAACACTTGTACTGTCGCTGTGCGAGTGGtcggagcgcgcggcggcggggctgCGCACGCAGCGCGCGCTCTCCGCGCTCTCCGTGCTCGCCACCGTCGCGCTCGTGCTCGCCGCCGGATACCTCATGGCCTACCTCAT ACGCGTGGAAGAGGAGTCGGTGCAGCGACAAAAAGAAGAAAGGAAGAAGCAGAATGGCGCCGTCAAGAAGAACAACAACGAACCGAGCTCGGAGCTGAGGCTGCATGAGCTGAGGGCCGAGAAGTATAACGGACTTGTTAG ACTATTGAAGCCCGGTTGCCGAACCATCGTATTACTGGTGGACATGCAGAGTCGAGTGCAGCTTCTCTCCAAGTTTCACAAAATTGTGTGGCCTTATCGCAA GAACAAGACGCTGGTGTTCGCGTACCTGTGCGTGGAGCGCAACATCGTGTGGTTCCGGCGCGTGCTGCAGCTGTCGCTGGGCGGCGGCGAGCTGCGCCTCAACGCGCGCAACTGCGTGGGCACCGTGCTGGCGCTCAACCCGCACCGCAAGTACTTCTGCATCTACCACGCCAAGCACCCCGAGTGCGCCAAGCCGCACAAG CGCATGTCGCGCATGACGCGGTCCCTGGGCGAGAGCGGCGCGCGCGACCCCGAAGCGGGCGCCTTCATCGGGTTCCACACCGAGCCTGACTCCTCCGACAACGACGACGCGCTCGACCCGCCCGTGCTCATGCAAG AGAATCTTCTGGACGGGCTGGAGAACTGGTTGGACCGGCTGTTCGAGGGCAGCACCCACCGATACTACATCAACTACTGGCCGGACATGACCACCAAGTGA
- the LOC113504633 gene encoding dnaJ homolog subfamily C member 16 isoform X4: protein MQWKSKGWKGRWLWAVLVLALCPLLLAQKIGDPYKILGIHRKATLPEIRKAYRQLAKEWHPDKNEDPNAETRFVEIKQAYELLSDTERRQAYDLYGITNEDDHLYKPRHDYSQYARFSNDPFEEFFGTHFRTQDQDITLFHKLSVTARHFENNIFEKSIHTPALVLFYTDWCFDCVRSAASWRRLVEALQPLGVTMATVHAGHEASLARRVGVHGVPCLTFVLDKHVYIYKEGLASLPKILEFMRWKFPYKLVSTISDGNVDGFVSDFEDNKVKALIFEERQTIRLRYLITAFHYRDRVAFGFIDMRSRDTGNVTARYKVQRHTDSMVLLKEDRAEPAATVSTTEIPTQTLRQLIEANQMLTLPRLSSQSVLESVCPVEWRAARRRLCCVLVVGGAGGAGGARGGAGGAARDALRALARAAPPDRLHYAYLYAHKQPAFLTALANGSGSDVSEMEHRIVIIWRREATRVQYEWLNETWPSCAHEHCGAEQFPADPAAREDLLKYHERLNETKRALDQLIKRLLKPTEVMAYEAHVQELLDEAALGRVWRLVLSLCEWSERAAAGLRTQRALSALSVLATVALVLAAGYLMAYLIRVEEESVQRQKEERKKQNGAVKKNNNEPSSELRLHELRAEKYNGLVRLLKPGCRTIVLLVDMQSRVQLLSKFHKIVWPYRKNKTLVFAYLCVERNIVWFRRVLQLSLGGGELRLNARNCVGTVLALNPHRKYFCIYHAKHPECAKPHKRMSRMTRSLGESGARDPEAGAFIGFHTEPDSSDNDDALDPPVLMQENLLDGLENWLDRLFEGSTHRYYINYWPDMTTK, encoded by the exons ATGCAATGGAAAAGCAAGGGTTGGAAAGGGCGCTGGCTGTGGGCTGTGCTGGTGCTCGCTCTGTGCCCTCTGCTCCTTGCTCAGAAGATCGGTGACCCATACAAGATACTGGGTATACACCGCAAGGCTACTCTGCCAGAAATACGCAAAGCTTATCGGCAATTAGCTAAAGAGTG GCATCCGGATAAGAATGAAGATCCGAATGCAGAGACCCGTTTTGTGGAAATCAAACAAGCATATGAACTGCTCTCTGACACGGAACGAAGGCAGGCTTATGACTTGTATGGTATAACGAACGAAGACGACCATCTATATAAACCCAGACATGATTACAGCCAGTATGCAAGATTTAG TAACGACCCATTTGAAGAGTTCTTTGGGACGCATTTCCGTACGCAAGACCAGGACATCACACTGTTCCACAAACTTTCAGTGACGGCGCG acACTTCGAAAACAACATTTTCGAGAAGAGTATTCACACTCCAGCATTAGTCTTGTTCTACACTGACTGGTGCTTTGACTGTGTGCGTTCGGCCGCGTCATGGCGGCGCCTTGTGGAGGCCTTACAGCCGCTCGGCGTTACCATGGCAACGGTCCACGCCGGCCACGAGGCCAGCCTGGCGCGCAGGGTGGGCGTGCACGGGGTCCCGTGTCTCACCTTCGTGCTGGACAAACATGTCTATATTTATAAGGAGGGGTTGGCTTCGCTGCCGAAAATTTTGG AGTTCATGCGCTGGAAGTTCCCGTACAAGCTGGTGAGCACGATCAGCGACGGCAACGTGGACGGCTTCGTGTCCGACTTCGAGGACAACAAGGTCAAGGCGCTGATCTTCGAGGAGCGCCAGACCATCCGCCTCAGATACCTCATCACTGCATTCCACTATAGAGATAGAGTCGCCTTTGG TTTCATCGACATGCGGTCTCGCGACACGGGCAACGTGACGGCGCGCTACAAGGTGCAGCGCCACACGGACAGCATGGTGCTGCTGAAGGAGGACCGCGCCGAGCCCGCCGCCACCGTCAGCACCACCGAGATCCCCACGCAGACGCTGCGACAGCTCATCGAGGCCAACCAGATGCTCACGCTGCCGCGACTGTCCTCGCAG AGCGTGCTGGAGAGCGTGTGCCCGGTGGAgtggcgcgcggcgcggcggcggctgtGCTGCGTGCTGGTGgtggggggcgcggggggcgcggggggcgcgcgcgggggcgcggggggcgcggcgcgcgaCGCGCTGCGGGCGctggcccgcgccgcgccgcccgaccGCCTGCACTACGCCTATCTGTACGCGCACAAGCAGCCCGCCTTCCTCACCGCGCTCGCCAACGGCTCCG GCAGCGACGTGTCTGAGATGGAGCACCGCATCGTGATAATCTGGCGTCGCGAGGCCACGCGCGTGCAGTACGAGTGGCTCAACGAGACCTGGCCCAGCTGCGCGCACGAGCACTGCGGCGCCGAGCAGTTCCCCGCCGACCCCGCAGCGCGGGAGGACCTGCTCAAGTACCACGAGAGGCTCAACGAGACCAAGCGCGCGCTCGACCAGCTCATCAAGCGACTGCTCAAGCCCACAGAGGTCATGGCATATGAAGCTCATGTACAG GagctgctggacgaggcggcgCTGGGGCGCGTGTGGCGGCTGGTGCTGTCGCTGTGCGAGTGGtcggagcgcgcggcggcggggctgCGCACGCAGCGCGCGCTCTCCGCGCTCTCCGTGCTCGCCACCGTCGCGCTCGTGCTCGCCGCCGGATACCTCATGGCCTACCTCAT ACGCGTGGAAGAGGAGTCGGTGCAGCGACAAAAAGAAGAAAGGAAGAAGCAGAATGGCGCCGTCAAGAAGAACAACAACGAACCGAGCTCGGAGCTGAGGCTGCATGAGCTGAGGGCCGAGAAGTATAACGGACTTGTTAG ACTATTGAAGCCCGGTTGCCGAACCATCGTATTACTGGTGGACATGCAGAGTCGAGTGCAGCTTCTCTCCAAGTTTCACAAAATTGTGTGGCCTTATCGCAA GAACAAGACGCTGGTGTTCGCGTACCTGTGCGTGGAGCGCAACATCGTGTGGTTCCGGCGCGTGCTGCAGCTGTCGCTGGGCGGCGGCGAGCTGCGCCTCAACGCGCGCAACTGCGTGGGCACCGTGCTGGCGCTCAACCCGCACCGCAAGTACTTCTGCATCTACCACGCCAAGCACCCCGAGTGCGCCAAGCCGCACAAG CGCATGTCGCGCATGACGCGGTCCCTGGGCGAGAGCGGCGCGCGCGACCCCGAAGCGGGCGCCTTCATCGGGTTCCACACCGAGCCTGACTCCTCCGACAACGACGACGCGCTCGACCCGCCCGTGCTCATGCAAG AGAATCTTCTGGACGGGCTGGAGAACTGGTTGGACCGGCTGTTCGAGGGCAGCACCCACCGATACTACATCAACTACTGGCCGGACATGACCACCAAGTGA